A single genomic interval of Legionella israelensis harbors:
- a CDS encoding protein kinase domain-containing protein has protein sequence MNANEIKQILITLYQQLSEFFTIYNNMTLVSQRVIQSEEIKWADSKQSELNQSYEILSKNVLSDTMLDGNNIETIITEQIELLRQLDFENDATEKEHESLLKCLSTISTIMEKLSSFHRYEQTSNPEFTNQMAAMLHTRLFSKSMQHLLSGIEDKNQWIPLNNDSTIPNLFTVRMSTLLSEMLRVSQKLQLEQPSEIKNTVNRLKEKTENLSKKYKKILFLGEILDEYIDAMLNTVLQPSNGSEQDDVEQYFNALKELKIDEQLTLDSIKVAMSTSLFNSMLGSTSHVQDSIVISNIQSLTSSLLENSDLPYEDTRSSLFPYIILTKDKIIKGIDDRHFETVKNQLQTLHVFYISFLSEYFKSEELDPAGIQQLFYALEEIQKALLDAGIPVPNAKPNKMLEAIQVYQRLNVADNSLRPHDSIDELIVDHSLTGIVDYKLIGKGNRGVVYSLYTENNELGDKCLKTDEDPIRASHEYNILKKLNKNKQLKIYRLKGSFAFEIPRAPGSSAQDYFNQERTDEEKEQFLQSLFSKLLELHEHGIIHRDLKLDNIFYEPETQTCTIIDFGRAINIDDSDPQYSLFDSFQSSNTAYKIFRKIQLSLQPHVAPEYMDPNASSDTIGPWSDYYSFGVIAELLLPGNHNYPDALFEDPALRREAYQWQKSLFIGNESSIDVDPFSKEEDSSLEDSTVRSKAYESQKTLFIDESSIDIDDFFNEEDSSNENYSFKLNQDEVIKFIQFKKISKIINMGAIALKDYCDKAKNFDRSMFFKHNANGRKIALQAMEAWNKDLWHCLSTYNNQITDGQDATECLNILNQEIKRSFLKLFKNIKSSSHKKHSFRNYVFVLAQDIQTTFDLDLVIGKEHLKSAHLAEGSSKSYDDSTSVMDDEYDIQEGNYFNQIQETNLSKQDWDKIISDLKSEYPSDSNGSDLSLAEQLAWVRGGR, from the coding sequence TTATTCAGTCTGAAGAAATCAAATGGGCCGACAGTAAACAAAGTGAACTTAATCAATCCTATGAAATCCTGAGTAAAAACGTTCTCTCCGATACAATGCTTGATGGGAATAATATTGAAACCATTATCACTGAGCAAATTGAACTCCTGCGTCAACTTGATTTTGAAAATGACGCTACAGAAAAAGAGCATGAATCATTGCTAAAGTGTCTCTCTACAATTTCCACCATAATGGAAAAATTAAGCTCTTTTCATCGTTATGAACAAACATCCAATCCAGAATTTACCAATCAAATGGCAGCTATGTTGCATACTCGTTTATTTAGTAAAAGCATGCAGCATTTGCTTTCAGGAATTGAAGATAAAAATCAATGGATACCATTAAACAATGACAGCACGATTCCTAACTTATTTACCGTGCGAATGAGTACCTTACTTTCGGAAATGCTGCGCGTCTCTCAAAAGTTACAGCTCGAGCAACCCTCAGAAATTAAAAATACAGTTAATCGATTAAAAGAAAAAACAGAAAATCTGTCTAAAAAATACAAAAAGATTTTGTTTTTAGGCGAAATTCTGGATGAATATATCGATGCCATGCTTAACACTGTATTGCAACCCAGTAATGGCAGTGAACAGGATGATGTGGAACAATATTTCAACGCCCTAAAAGAATTAAAAATTGATGAACAACTTACTTTAGATTCAATTAAAGTAGCCATGTCTACTTCTTTATTTAATTCTATGTTAGGAAGCACCTCTCATGTTCAAGATTCTATTGTTATTTCAAATATTCAAAGTTTAACTTCATCGCTCCTTGAAAACAGTGATTTACCTTATGAAGACACCAGATCGAGTCTGTTTCCATATATTATTTTAACAAAAGATAAAATTATTAAGGGAATAGATGATCGTCATTTTGAAACGGTAAAAAATCAATTACAAACTTTACATGTATTTTATATCAGCTTTCTTTCAGAGTATTTTAAAAGCGAAGAGCTTGATCCGGCGGGCATTCAACAGCTGTTTTATGCTTTAGAAGAAATACAAAAGGCCTTACTTGATGCCGGAATCCCTGTACCCAACGCCAAACCAAATAAAATGCTCGAGGCTATTCAAGTCTATCAACGCCTTAATGTTGCGGACAATTCTCTCAGGCCACATGATTCCATTGATGAGTTGATTGTCGATCATTCATTGACTGGCATTGTTGATTATAAATTAATCGGGAAGGGAAATCGTGGAGTGGTGTATTCACTGTACACTGAAAACAATGAATTAGGCGATAAATGCTTAAAAACCGATGAAGATCCCATACGGGCATCCCATGAATACAATATACTTAAAAAACTCAACAAAAATAAGCAATTAAAGATATACAGGCTCAAAGGCTCTTTTGCCTTTGAAATTCCAAGAGCACCGGGCAGCTCTGCTCAAGATTATTTTAATCAGGAAAGAACAGATGAAGAAAAAGAACAATTTCTCCAATCTCTATTTTCAAAGCTTTTAGAACTCCACGAACATGGCATAATCCACCGCGATTTGAAGCTGGATAATATTTTTTATGAGCCTGAAACACAAACCTGTACTATTATTGACTTTGGCCGGGCGATAAACATCGATGACAGTGATCCACAATACAGCTTGTTTGACTCCTTTCAAAGTTCAAATACAGCTTACAAAATATTTAGAAAGATACAATTATCTCTGCAGCCACATGTTGCGCCAGAGTACATGGACCCCAACGCCTCGAGTGACACAATAGGCCCCTGGTCTGATTACTATTCATTTGGAGTGATTGCAGAATTATTGCTTCCTGGTAACCATAATTATCCAGATGCTCTATTTGAGGATCCTGCTTTGCGGAGAGAAGCATATCAATGGCAAAAAAGTCTCTTTATTGGTAATGAGTCATCTATTGATGTTGACCCATTCTCTAAGGAAGAGGATTCATCATTAGAGGATTCTACTGTGAGGAGCAAGGCTTATGAAAGTCAAAAAACTCTCTTTATTGATGAATCCTCTATTGATATTGATGATTTCTTTAATGAAGAAGACTCCTCTAACGAGAATTATTCATTTAAACTCAATCAGGACGAAGTAATAAAATTCATTCAATTTAAAAAAATCAGTAAAATAATTAACATGGGCGCCATCGCACTAAAAGATTATTGCGATAAGGCCAAAAACTTTGATCGTTCAATGTTTTTCAAACATAATGCTAATGGAAGAAAAATCGCCCTTCAAGCAATGGAAGCCTGGAATAAAGACCTATGGCATTGCCTGTCTACCTATAATAATCAAATCACTGACGGCCAAGATGCCACTGAGTGTTTAAATATTTTAAATCAAGAAATCAAACGATCCTTCTTAAAATTATTTAAAAACATAAAATCCAGTAGCCACAAAAAACATTCCTTCCGAAATTATGTTTTTGTCTTGGCACAAGATATTCAAACTACATTTGATCTAGATCTTGTCATCGGCAAGGAGCATTTAAAAAGCGCTCATTTGGCAGAAGGAAGTTCCAAATCCTATGATGATTCTACATCTGTCATGGATGATGAATACGATATTCAGGAAGGAAATTATTTTAATCAGATTCAGGAAACAAACCTGTCAAAGCAGGATTGGGACAAGATAATTTCAGACCTTAAATCTGAATATCCTTCAGATTCAAACGGCTCAGATCTGTCACTGGCAGAGCAGCTCGCATGGGTTAGAGGAGGACGATAA
- the cysS gene encoding cysteine--tRNA ligase, with product MLQVYNSLTRTKEKFKPITPGKIGLYVCGITVYDRCHLGHARSMVCFDVMVRFLRSQGFKVKFVRNITDIDDKIIARAAERNISIEALTEQYITAMHEDMRALNILLPDIEPRATTHIDSIIQLIERLLKKGYAYISENGDVCYQVEKFKDYGKLSHKDIEGLMSGARVDIVKEKRSPLDFVLWKKAKLAEPSWPSPWGEGRPGWHIECSAMSMHELGEHFDIHGGGLDLQFPHHENEIAQSEAVSGKALANYWIHVGMLQVNNEKMAKSLGNFFTIQDVLKVHHSEVVRYFLLSSHYRSPLNYSEENLHNAARGLTRLYQTIKDVPLEDHAQHLDEQWLSQFNEAMNDDFNTPEALSVMFQLSHEVNKRYDPVLVATLKHMASILGIMQSSAISFLQGGLKEVDKKEIEDLIQQRLEARAQRNWQKADEIRDLLILKGIELEDGPTGTSWRTKKNNL from the coding sequence ATGTTACAGGTATATAATTCATTAACACGTACCAAGGAAAAGTTTAAACCCATAACACCCGGGAAAATTGGGCTTTATGTATGTGGCATTACCGTTTATGATCGTTGCCATCTAGGGCATGCTCGCTCAATGGTTTGCTTTGATGTCATGGTCAGGTTTTTGCGCTCCCAGGGCTTTAAGGTTAAATTTGTCCGTAATATTACCGATATTGATGATAAGATCATTGCCCGTGCTGCAGAAAGAAATATATCCATAGAAGCATTGACCGAGCAATATATCACCGCCATGCATGAGGATATGCGGGCTTTAAACATTCTTCTGCCAGATATCGAACCTCGTGCTACTACACATATCGATTCCATTATCCAGTTAATTGAGCGTCTGCTCAAAAAAGGGTATGCCTATATCAGTGAAAATGGAGATGTCTGTTATCAGGTAGAGAAGTTTAAGGATTATGGAAAATTGTCTCATAAAGACATTGAGGGTTTAATGTCTGGTGCTCGCGTAGACATTGTTAAGGAAAAACGCTCTCCGCTCGATTTTGTTTTATGGAAAAAGGCAAAACTCGCAGAGCCCAGTTGGCCTTCGCCCTGGGGTGAGGGTAGGCCGGGGTGGCACATTGAATGCTCTGCCATGTCCATGCATGAGCTTGGGGAACATTTTGACATTCATGGAGGAGGATTGGATTTGCAGTTTCCTCATCATGAAAATGAAATTGCTCAAAGTGAAGCTGTTAGTGGTAAAGCCCTTGCAAATTATTGGATTCATGTAGGGATGTTACAAGTCAATAATGAAAAAATGGCCAAATCCTTAGGAAATTTTTTCACCATTCAGGATGTTTTAAAAGTACATCATTCTGAGGTGGTTCGTTATTTTCTATTAAGCAGTCATTATCGCAGTCCTCTCAATTATTCTGAAGAAAACCTGCACAATGCTGCCAGAGGATTAACTCGACTATACCAAACCATTAAAGATGTACCTTTAGAAGATCATGCACAACATCTCGATGAGCAATGGCTGAGCCAATTTAATGAGGCCATGAATGATGATTTTAATACGCCTGAGGCTTTATCTGTTATGTTTCAACTAAGTCACGAAGTGAATAAAAGATATGATCCCGTCTTAGTAGCAACCTTAAAACATATGGCTTCCATATTAGGTATTATGCAGAGTTCCGCTATTTCTTTCTTGCAGGGTGGTCTTAAAGAAGTTGATAAAAAAGAGATAGAAGACTTGATTCAACAACGACTGGAAGCCCGTGCCCAACGCAACTGGCAAAAAGCAGATGAAATAAGGGATTTACTGATTTTAAAAGGAATTGAACTGGAAGATGGTCCTACAGGAACAAGTTGGAGAACAAAAAAGAATAACCTATAA